Proteins found in one Halobaculum sp. MBLA0147 genomic segment:
- a CDS encoding alpha/beta fold hydrolase, which produces METQADHRETAPGRPATDATLASVASAESVWIETSDPDGVRLHAVAAGDPGDPLVVLLHGFPDFWYGWREQLEPLVDAGYRVVVPDQRGYNLSDAPDSVRAYRVERLSADVCDVIEWAGRESAHVVGHDWGAAVAWDLALRHPDRVDRLAVCNVPHPTVFGRTLRSNPRQMLRSWYVAAFQVPKLPEFGLGANDAAGLARVLDGSAHEGTFSDGDLDRYRAAWTGGPGGVSGMVNWYRAAARYGMDPPSERVAQPTLICWGEDDDALVPEMAAESLDFCVDGRLERYPSASHWVHLERASAVTAELRSHLDG; this is translated from the coding sequence ATGGAGACACAGGCAGACCACCGCGAGACGGCGCCCGGACGGCCGGCGACCGACGCGACGCTGGCGAGCGTCGCCAGCGCCGAGTCGGTGTGGATCGAGACGAGCGACCCCGACGGGGTACGGCTCCACGCCGTCGCCGCCGGCGACCCCGGCGATCCGCTCGTCGTGTTGCTCCACGGGTTCCCCGACTTCTGGTACGGGTGGCGCGAACAACTGGAACCGTTGGTCGACGCCGGGTACCGAGTCGTCGTCCCGGACCAGCGCGGCTACAACCTGAGTGACGCCCCCGACTCGGTGCGTGCGTACCGTGTCGAGCGACTGTCGGCGGACGTGTGTGACGTGATCGAGTGGGCCGGTCGCGAGTCGGCACACGTCGTCGGCCACGACTGGGGTGCGGCGGTGGCGTGGGACCTCGCCTTACGACACCCGGACCGCGTCGACCGCCTCGCGGTCTGTAACGTCCCACACCCGACCGTGTTCGGGCGAACACTGCGGTCGAACCCGCGCCAGATGCTCCGCTCGTGGTACGTCGCCGCCTTCCAAGTGCCGAAGCTCCCCGAGTTCGGGTTGGGTGCGAACGACGCCGCGGGGCTGGCGCGCGTGCTCGACGGCTCCGCCCACGAGGGGACCTTCTCCGACGGCGACCTGGATCGCTACCGTGCCGCCTGGACCGGCGGGCCTGGGGGCGTCTCTGGAATGGTGAACTGGTACCGTGCCGCGGCACGCTACGGGATGGACCCGCCAAGCGAGCGCGTCGCGCAGCCGACACTGATCTGCTGGGGCGAGGACGACGACGCGCTGGTCCCCGAGATGGCCGCCGAGAGTCTCGACTTCTGTGTCGACGGGCGACTGGAACGGTACCCCAGCGCCTCACACTGGGTCCACCTCGAACGAGCGAGTGCGGTGACGGCCGAACTCCGCAGTCACCTCGACGGGTGA
- a CDS encoding 3-hydroxyacyl-CoA dehydrogenase NAD-binding domain-containing protein codes for MDASDVDTIAVLGAGNMGHGIAEVAALAGYDVALRDIDEELVQEGYDSIEWSLQKLAEKDRIGDDEAEAALDRVEAVVPVEDAVGDADLVIEAVPEKMEIKADVWGEVEEHAPEHTLFASNTSSISITDLSEQTARPEQFCGMHFFNPPVRMDLVEVISGGHTSEETTDVVAAVAEEMGKTPVHVRKDSPGFVVNRVLVPLMNEAAWLVHEGEATIAEVDATTKFDLGLPMGSFELADQVGIDVGYHVLEYIHAELGDAYEPCPLLAEKVEAEELGKKTGSGFYDYEDGEGAEIPADAGREDVRDRLLALMANEVAGLIGNDVADAADVDRAVKLGAGFPDGPAKLADDHGIAALVETLDEAHEATDAPRYEAVSYLRELGEAGGIFHDTADDGEETAAGYEFDTLDVTVDGRVGHVELDRPHRMNTISAELLDDLADAVDELEADDDVRAILLTGAGDRAFSAGADVQSMAAGGGDPLEGTELSKTGQETFGKLEAADLPVLAAIDGYCLGGGMELATCADMRIASDRSELGQPEHNLGLLPGWGGTQRLKHVVGEGRAKEIIFTAERYDAETMADYGFLNEVHAPDELHDRAWELARDLAAGPPVAQRYTKRAMLAGRDDTDAGLAVESQAFGQLMNTEDLMEGVMAFMGDDDPEFEGK; via the coding sequence ATGGACGCGTCAGACGTAGACACGATCGCAGTGCTGGGTGCCGGGAACATGGGCCACGGGATCGCGGAGGTCGCCGCGCTCGCCGGCTACGACGTGGCGCTCCGGGACATCGACGAGGAGTTGGTCCAGGAGGGGTACGACAGCATCGAGTGGTCGCTCCAGAAACTCGCCGAGAAGGACCGGATCGGCGACGACGAGGCCGAGGCGGCACTCGACCGCGTGGAGGCGGTCGTCCCCGTCGAAGACGCCGTCGGCGACGCGGACCTCGTGATCGAGGCCGTCCCCGAGAAGATGGAGATCAAGGCCGACGTGTGGGGCGAGGTCGAAGAACACGCCCCCGAGCACACGCTGTTCGCGTCGAACACCTCCAGCATCTCGATCACGGACCTCTCCGAGCAGACGGCCCGTCCCGAGCAGTTCTGCGGGATGCACTTCTTCAACCCGCCGGTGCGGATGGACCTCGTCGAGGTCATCTCCGGCGGGCACACGAGCGAGGAGACGACGGACGTGGTCGCGGCCGTCGCCGAGGAGATGGGGAAGACGCCGGTCCACGTCCGGAAGGACTCGCCGGGGTTCGTCGTCAACCGCGTGCTGGTGCCGCTGATGAACGAGGCGGCGTGGCTCGTCCACGAGGGCGAGGCGACGATCGCCGAGGTCGACGCGACGACGAAGTTCGACCTCGGCTTGCCGATGGGGAGCTTCGAACTCGCCGACCAGGTCGGGATCGACGTGGGCTACCACGTGTTGGAGTACATACACGCGGAGTTGGGTGACGCCTACGAGCCGTGTCCGCTGCTCGCCGAGAAGGTGGAGGCGGAGGAGCTGGGCAAGAAGACCGGCAGCGGCTTCTACGACTACGAGGACGGCGAGGGCGCGGAGATCCCGGCCGACGCCGGCCGCGAGGACGTGCGCGACCGCCTACTCGCGCTGATGGCCAACGAGGTCGCCGGCCTGATCGGGAACGACGTGGCGGACGCCGCAGACGTCGACCGCGCGGTCAAACTCGGCGCCGGCTTCCCGGACGGCCCGGCGAAGCTGGCGGACGACCACGGGATCGCCGCCCTGGTCGAGACGCTCGACGAGGCTCACGAGGCGACGGACGCGCCGCGGTACGAGGCGGTCTCGTACCTCCGCGAGTTGGGTGAGGCCGGCGGCATCTTCCACGACACCGCGGACGACGGAGAGGAGACCGCCGCAGGCTACGAGTTCGACACGCTCGACGTGACCGTCGACGGGCGGGTGGGTCACGTCGAACTCGACCGCCCGCACCGGATGAACACGATCAGCGCGGAGCTGTTGGACGACCTCGCGGACGCGGTCGACGAGTTGGAGGCGGACGACGACGTGCGTGCGATCCTGCTCACCGGCGCTGGCGACCGCGCCTTCTCGGCGGGCGCCGACGTGCAGAGTATGGCCGCCGGCGGCGGCGACCCACTGGAGGGGACGGAGCTGTCGAAGACCGGCCAGGAGACGTTCGGGAAGCTGGAGGCCGCGGACCTGCCGGTGTTGGCGGCCATCGACGGCTACTGTCTCGGCGGCGGGATGGAACTGGCGACGTGTGCGGACATGCGAATCGCCTCCGACCGGTCGGAACTCGGGCAGCCGGAGCACAACCTCGGACTGTTGCCGGGCTGGGGCGGCACCCAGCGGCTGAAACACGTCGTCGGCGAGGGTCGCGCGAAGGAGATCATCTTCACGGCCGAGCGGTACGACGCGGAGACGATGGCCGACTACGGCTTCCTCAACGAGGTCCACGCGCCCGACGAGTTGCACGACCGCGCCTGGGAACTCGCACGCGACCTCGCGGCCGGCCCGCCGGTCGCACAGCGGTACACCAAGCGCGCGATGTTGGCCGGGCGCGACGACACGGACGCCGGCCTCGCGGTGGAGTCGCAGGCGTTCGGCCAGCTGATGAACACCGAGGACCTGATGGAGGGTGTGATGGCGTTCATGGGCGACGACGACCCCGAGTTCGAGGGGAAGTGA
- a CDS encoding DUF1648 domain-containing protein — MNLRSLLTVRAATLPSVALVAAAALAGLLAWPALPAEMAIHFNGGTPDNFVPRWQGVFAAPALGLAAVLFTRAVGDSSGDPAVTAVAMLFTGVVIAYVQALVLLWNLGVRLDPTTAVLPVLVAAGVLVWFKYRGRALPTAD, encoded by the coding sequence GTGAACCTCCGCAGTCTCCTCACCGTCCGTGCGGCTACGCTCCCGTCGGTGGCGCTGGTGGCCGCCGCAGCACTGGCCGGGCTCCTCGCGTGGCCGGCACTCCCGGCCGAGATGGCGATTCACTTCAACGGGGGGACTCCGGACAACTTCGTCCCGCGGTGGCAGGGCGTGTTCGCGGCGCCGGCACTCGGCCTCGCGGCCGTCCTGTTCACGCGGGCGGTGGGTGACTCAAGTGGCGACCCCGCCGTGACGGCCGTCGCGATGTTGTTCACCGGGGTCGTGATCGCCTACGTTCAGGCGCTGGTCCTCCTGTGGAACCTCGGTGTCCGTCTCGACCCGACGACTGCGGTGCTCCCGGTGCTCGTCGCCGCCGGTGTGCTCGTGTGGTTCAAGTACCGCGGTCGGGCGTTGCCGACGGCCGACTGA
- a CDS encoding alpha-xylosidase: MYQIGLAGVSTAAWDGQRLTCRCETAREDGPGAATEVDDGRSPVLSAEVLSPDAVRLRLRPDPEVVPPDESALGLDYDAIREATDPVVTGVDEDGDDSGGGTGRGDGDDSGGGTGDGDGNSSRIAVETEGLAVSVDPETAHLRVRDTTRDRTLFETQRELTDSRDQPVVPPTGFRETRRDEWPLSVTDTGLALRLPPDEHLYGCGEQFGAVDHRGDRIEARVRQPNGVVGDDTYLPVPFCLSDEGYGVFVDTTTDVTFDFGDTAPGTTSLRVADSALSVVVFRGPDPADVLERYTAVTGRPPRLPAWSFGVWWSRNSYESAEEVRTVARRLRAAGLPGDLLHVDPEWTDLAELDLRWDREAFPEPERLLSDLHDDGFHVSVWEYPYVKVGSEPFATARAAGYLVEDGHGRPLVLRRPSVSDTRAGIVDFTDPDAVAWWRDHHRRLLDQGVDVFKTDFGEYLPDEAVLADGTTGRAVHNRYPLDYQRAVAGAFARDDGPENVDDGPERVDDEPDGVDDESPDRVVGGETPILWSRSGWAGAQRFPVHWGGDAHATDDSFAASVRGGVSLALSGFGYWSCDLGGYKPTPSTDLYRRWAQWGLLALSHPRFHGKTPREPWHYGPGTVETVRRYARLRYRLLPYLYSRGVAAADTGVPVLRPMPLAFPDADLPPSLGGQHAVGDALVVAPDVDPERPLSVYLPAGEWVGHWSGRRVEGPTTLDLAAPRAELPAFWRAGSLVPEGEPGSHVADCETDPLTLRTYVATTRPDSESGTGGDDTASETSGDDTAPETSGDDTASDTRGDDTAPDAESGETHGHPPGDPRATTAATRWFDTERDAFRWLAVAVDDGAETVTVRLPAEATRTYRVALEGVASVPDRVVVERYGDEAATVASAPTGATGGGRETEEPLSSRDPRETRTYDSAELDATVESSRDPQTDAADPDLGPSVGTRVVFAVPPDDVE; the protein is encoded by the coding sequence GTGTACCAGATCGGACTCGCCGGGGTGTCGACGGCCGCGTGGGACGGGCAGCGACTGACCTGTCGCTGTGAGACTGCACGCGAGGACGGACCCGGCGCGGCGACGGAGGTCGACGACGGTCGATCCCCTGTGCTGTCGGCGGAGGTGCTCTCGCCCGACGCCGTCCGCCTGCGACTCCGCCCCGACCCAGAGGTCGTCCCACCCGACGAGTCGGCGCTCGGACTGGACTACGACGCGATCCGCGAGGCGACGGACCCGGTCGTCACCGGTGTCGACGAGGACGGAGACGACTCGGGGGGCGGAACGGGACGCGGAGACGGAGACGACTCGGGGGGCGGAACGGGAGACGGAGACGGTAACTCGTCGCGGATCGCCGTCGAGACCGAGGGGCTGGCCGTCTCGGTCGACCCCGAGACCGCACACCTGCGCGTCCGCGACACGACACGCGACCGGACGCTGTTCGAGACACAGCGTGAGCTGACGGACAGCCGCGACCAGCCCGTCGTGCCGCCGACCGGGTTCCGCGAGACGCGACGCGACGAGTGGCCGCTGTCGGTGACGGACACCGGACTGGCGCTGCGACTCCCACCGGACGAACACCTCTACGGCTGTGGCGAGCAGTTCGGCGCGGTGGACCACCGCGGCGACCGGATCGAGGCGCGGGTGCGACAGCCGAACGGCGTCGTCGGCGACGACACGTACCTGCCGGTGCCGTTCTGCCTCTCTGACGAGGGGTACGGCGTCTTCGTGGACACGACGACGGACGTGACCTTCGACTTCGGCGACACGGCACCGGGGACGACGAGTCTCCGCGTCGCGGACAGCGCGCTCTCGGTGGTCGTGTTCCGGGGGCCCGACCCCGCCGACGTGCTCGAACGCTACACCGCAGTGACGGGACGTCCGCCGCGACTCCCGGCGTGGAGCTTCGGCGTCTGGTGGTCGCGCAACTCCTACGAGTCCGCCGAGGAGGTCCGGACCGTCGCCCGCCGGCTGCGTGCCGCCGGGCTCCCCGGTGACCTCCTCCACGTCGACCCGGAGTGGACGGACCTCGCCGAGTTGGATCTGCGGTGGGATCGCGAGGCGTTCCCGGAACCGGAGCGACTGCTGTCGGACCTGCACGACGACGGGTTCCACGTCTCCGTCTGGGAGTACCCGTACGTGAAGGTGGGGTCGGAGCCGTTCGCGACGGCACGGGCGGCGGGCTACCTCGTCGAGGACGGCCACGGGCGCCCGCTCGTGTTGCGCCGTCCGAGCGTGAGCGACACCCGTGCAGGGATCGTCGACTTCACCGATCCGGACGCCGTCGCGTGGTGGCGCGACCACCACCGGCGACTACTCGACCAGGGTGTCGACGTGTTCAAGACGGACTTCGGCGAGTACCTCCCGGACGAGGCGGTGTTGGCCGACGGCACCACCGGCCGCGCGGTCCACAACCGCTACCCGCTGGACTACCAGCGGGCCGTCGCCGGGGCGTTCGCGAGAGACGACGGCCCCGAGAACGTCGACGACGGACCCGAGAGAGTCGACGACGAACCTGACGGAGTCGACGACGAGTCCCCCGACAGAGTCGTCGGCGGGGAGACACCGATCCTCTGGTCGCGGTCGGGGTGGGCCGGCGCCCAGCGGTTCCCGGTCCACTGGGGCGGAGACGCCCACGCGACGGACGACTCCTTCGCAGCCAGCGTCCGCGGTGGCGTGAGTCTCGCGCTCTCGGGGTTCGGCTACTGGAGCTGTGACTTGGGCGGCTACAAACCGACGCCGTCGACGGACCTGTACCGGCGGTGGGCACAGTGGGGGCTGCTCGCGCTGTCACACCCGCGGTTCCACGGCAAGACCCCGCGCGAGCCGTGGCACTACGGGCCCGGAACCGTCGAGACGGTCCGGCGGTACGCGCGACTCCGCTACCGACTGTTGCCGTACCTCTACAGTCGCGGGGTGGCGGCCGCCGACACCGGGGTGCCGGTCCTCCGGCCGATGCCGTTGGCGTTCCCGGATGCGGATCTCCCGCCGAGTCTGGGTGGCCAACACGCCGTCGGCGACGCCCTCGTCGTCGCGCCGGACGTGGACCCGGAGCGTCCGCTGTCCGTCTACCTCCCCGCAGGCGAGTGGGTGGGCCACTGGAGTGGGCGGCGCGTCGAGGGTCCGACGACGCTCGACCTCGCGGCACCACGCGCGGAACTGCCGGCGTTCTGGCGGGCCGGCAGTCTCGTCCCCGAGGGCGAGCCGGGGAGTCACGTCGCAGACTGCGAGACGGACCCGCTCACGCTGCGGACGTACGTCGCGACGACCCGGCCCGACTCTGAATCGGGGACGGGCGGAGACGACACCGCCTCGGAGACGAGCGGAGACGACACCGCGCCGGAGACGAGCGGGGACGACACCGCCTCGGATACGCGCGGAGACGATACCGCGCCGGACGCGGAGTCGGGCGAGACGCACGGCCACCCGCCCGGCGACCCACGCGCCACGACGGCGGCGACACGGTGGTTCGACACCGAGCGGGACGCGTTCCGGTGGCTCGCGGTCGCGGTCGACGACGGCGCGGAGACGGTGACGGTCCGACTCCCGGCCGAGGCGACACGGACGTACCGCGTCGCACTGGAGGGCGTCGCGTCGGTGCCCGATCGGGTCGTCGTCGAGCGGTACGGCGACGAGGCGGCGACCGTCGCGTCCGCACCCACGGGGGCGACCGGTGGCGGGCGCGAGACGGAGGAACCACTGTCGTCGCGGGACCCACGCGAGACCCGAACGTACGACTCCGCGGAGCTGGACGCGACCGTCGAGTCGTCCCGCGATCCACAGACGGATGCGGCCGATCCAGACCTCGGCCCCAGTGTCGGGACACGCGTCGTGTTCGCGGTGCCACCCGACGACGTAGAGTGA
- a CDS encoding DNA-3-methyladenine glycosylase produces the protein MRDDEVLGNVVEQHGPLALDPADDPFERLLVSICRQQVSTASAAATRERLFAAVEPEPAAVRATDREVLRDAGLSRQKARYVHEIAAAFADPDCDLDALDEASNETIRERLTAITGVGEWTANMQLLFSYGRPDVFPVGDLGIRKGARAVFDDLDADTERATIRDRAERWAPYRSYASLYLWQLVD, from the coding sequence CTGCGGGACGACGAGGTACTGGGCAACGTCGTCGAGCAGCACGGTCCGCTGGCGCTCGATCCGGCCGACGACCCGTTCGAGCGACTGCTGGTGTCGATCTGCCGCCAGCAGGTGTCGACGGCGTCCGCGGCGGCCACCCGCGAGCGGCTGTTCGCGGCCGTCGAGCCGGAGCCGGCGGCCGTCCGTGCGACCGACCGCGAGGTGTTGCGCGATGCCGGACTGTCGCGACAGAAGGCGCGGTACGTCCACGAGATCGCCGCCGCGTTCGCGGACCCGGACTGCGACCTCGACGCGCTCGACGAGGCGTCGAACGAGACGATCCGCGAGCGCTTGACGGCCATCACGGGCGTCGGCGAGTGGACGGCGAACATGCAACTGCTGTTCTCGTACGGCCGCCCGGACGTGTTCCCGGTCGGCGACCTCGGGATCAGGAAGGGTGCGCGTGCGGTGTTCGACGACCTCGACGCGGACACCGAGCGGGCGACGATCCGCGACCGCGCCGAGCGGTGGGCCCCGTACCGGTCGTACGCGAGCCTCTACCTCTGGCAGCTCGTCGACTGA
- a CDS encoding RAD55 family ATPase: protein MTDGRASLGDEVLDRMLRGGLPREQAVLLTGGPGTGKSTLAVQFLDTGIAAGEDCLYVSTEQTLSDVRESFADLPFATDDADFDFLSLHAAPGRSMAEAAGDDDGEAELTLQRLDDDASLGPELSFGEFSEPLSANAIVNELGRYTEYDRIVLDSVDGLAGFTDGPRYRRVILELITLLTDEGSATALFTAEGTGDSAVSDLLRYATHGVIALTREPVREDTHRFVEIEKMRGVDHDTRRVELEIGSEFGVRAAPGRRSQPPAVKTHGHHPVGVPGFDELVGGGLVAGAGVLFQHDGRANLATFLGQFLDAALRRDDPVAVVPTIHLRPDGLETLLASHDHDAETALEEGSLHVVDPVGTWDGERAVVYSPDSAAEYTTAFDEIRERVGDGDLTAVVDADALVNTFGPSETRTIRYHEEAALIQPGDTFVHVHNPRTATEETSAFLETTAEQVVETWLADDGLQYVRLQKSPCGAVGTTSLVEYLEEPPYLRVQAPPTDRENPMSEASYPDEYPTVDGE from the coding sequence GTGACCGACGGACGCGCGAGCCTCGGCGACGAGGTACTGGACCGGATGTTGCGAGGGGGGCTCCCGCGCGAGCAGGCCGTGTTGCTCACGGGCGGCCCCGGGACGGGGAAGTCGACGCTTGCGGTACAGTTCCTCGACACCGGCATCGCCGCGGGGGAGGACTGCCTGTACGTCTCGACCGAGCAGACCCTCTCGGACGTGCGGGAGTCGTTCGCCGACCTCCCGTTCGCGACGGACGACGCGGACTTCGACTTCCTCTCGTTGCACGCCGCGCCGGGGCGCTCGATGGCGGAGGCGGCCGGCGACGACGACGGCGAGGCCGAACTCACGCTCCAGCGACTCGACGACGACGCCAGTCTCGGTCCGGAGTTGTCGTTCGGCGAGTTCTCCGAGCCGCTGTCGGCCAACGCCATCGTCAACGAACTCGGCCGGTACACGGAGTACGACCGGATCGTCTTGGACTCCGTCGACGGACTGGCGGGGTTCACCGACGGGCCGCGGTACCGTCGTGTGATCCTGGAGTTGATCACGCTGTTGACCGACGAGGGGTCCGCGACGGCGCTGTTCACCGCCGAGGGGACCGGCGACAGTGCCGTCTCGGACCTGCTGCGGTACGCCACGCACGGCGTGATCGCGCTCACGCGCGAACCCGTCCGAGAGGACACCCACCGCTTCGTCGAGATCGAGAAGATGCGTGGGGTCGACCACGACACGCGCCGCGTGGAGTTGGAGATCGGCAGCGAGTTCGGCGTGCGCGCCGCGCCGGGGCGTCGGAGTCAACCCCCGGCGGTGAAGACCCACGGCCACCACCCGGTCGGCGTGCCGGGGTTCGACGAGTTGGTCGGCGGCGGCCTCGTCGCCGGTGCGGGGGTGTTGTTCCAACACGACGGGCGTGCGAACCTCGCGACGTTCCTCGGCCAGTTCCTCGACGCGGCGCTGCGCCGCGACGACCCGGTGGCGGTCGTGCCGACGATCCACCTCCGTCCGGACGGGTTGGAGACGCTGTTGGCGAGTCACGACCACGACGCGGAGACGGCACTCGAAGAGGGGAGTCTCCACGTCGTCGACCCGGTCGGGACGTGGGACGGCGAGCGGGCGGTGGTGTACAGTCCCGACTCGGCCGCCGAGTACACGACAGCGTTCGACGAGATCCGCGAGCGGGTCGGGGACGGCGACCTGACGGCGGTAGTCGACGCCGACGCGCTGGTCAACACCTTCGGGCCGAGCGAGACGCGGACGATCCGGTACCACGAGGAGGCGGCGCTGATCCAGCCCGGCGACACCTTCGTCCACGTCCACAACCCGCGGACGGCGACGGAGGAGACCTCGGCGTTCCTGGAGACGACCGCCGAGCAGGTGGTGGAGACGTGGCTGGCCGACGACGGGCTCCAGTACGTCCGGCTCCAGAAGTCGCCGTGTGGGGCCGTCGGGACGACGAGTCTCGTGGAGTACCTCGAGGAGCCGCCGTACCTCCGGGTGCAGGCGCCGCCGACGGACCGCGAGAACCCGATGAGTGAAGCGTCGTACCCGGACGAGTACCCGACGGTCGACGGGGAGTGA
- a CDS encoding methyl-accepting chemotaxis protein: protein MRLDPRNSYGGKVLVGFLIVVVVGGSVGAVLVTGIQDEIRTDKRNTLAAESDLQEDTVSTLLRDLRGRTQSLAGTVDSVRGQAGMSESATQALRQSFVRQAARSNATGRILLVDGESGQIEIATDGDVQGMSASTLGYQLPSEFENGETVVRLSTAGGDRAWVVFAKTATGDVVVHTTPLSFVQNELEGVLDDTRTRVVNGQGEVVYDSANPNFVGSQHIGGAGVDSPAVETGLANPGAAATLRLSPEESSLGETTLSSYDKVDGADWVVVSYGRPGALFSTVNLVWRDLLVLLTLVGVLLGGYALVVERPAARRMASLGVEVRRLRDGELDTEIERTRGDELGDLAEGLDTMRRNLKTEIDRAQSAREDAESAREEAEALSEHLTTKADAYAAALERLADGDFTTRVDPESDHEGMAQMGETLNDVVGDLESTLGAVQRFADDVAASMEELAASADEIEDAAADVSDTVGEITADADDQRDRLQSVGDEMEDLSATVEEVAATMTEVADNAERAGQYRREGREAAEDASEALEEIKAETDEAVGAVEELVEQVADIGEFADVIADVADQTNMLALNANVEAARTDTDGDGFAVVADEIKQLAEEAGDRADDIESLIEDIEAQSERTVERMRAASDQLETSNDTVERAIETFYDIDEVVAEVNDGIQDVTRATEDQATTTEEVAATVDEVTAIAERTAAEAEDVASAAEQQTTATGQVSRTAEQLAADAGDLSNTVAQFEVAPDRDGDAEGSASETTADGTAEDPADADPPAPQGDGEVRAPDGGDPDANSADGETGE, encoded by the coding sequence ATGAGACTGGATCCACGGAACAGCTACGGCGGGAAGGTGCTGGTCGGGTTCCTGATCGTCGTCGTGGTCGGTGGGAGTGTCGGCGCCGTGCTCGTCACCGGCATCCAAGACGAGATCAGGACCGACAAGCGGAACACGCTCGCCGCGGAGTCGGACCTGCAGGAAGACACCGTCTCGACGCTCCTGCGTGACCTCCGTGGACGGACACAGTCGCTCGCGGGGACGGTCGACTCCGTCCGCGGACAGGCCGGGATGTCCGAGAGCGCCACCCAGGCGCTGCGACAGTCGTTCGTGAGACAGGCCGCTCGCTCGAACGCGACGGGACGCATCCTGCTGGTCGACGGTGAGTCGGGGCAGATCGAGATCGCCACCGACGGCGACGTCCAGGGGATGAGTGCCTCGACGCTGGGATACCAACTCCCATCGGAGTTCGAGAACGGCGAGACGGTGGTCCGGCTGAGTACTGCCGGCGGCGACCGCGCCTGGGTGGTGTTCGCCAAGACCGCAACCGGCGACGTCGTCGTTCACACGACGCCGCTCTCGTTCGTCCAGAACGAACTCGAGGGTGTCCTCGACGACACGCGGACGCGAGTAGTCAACGGACAGGGCGAAGTCGTGTACGACTCGGCGAACCCGAACTTCGTCGGCTCACAACACATCGGCGGTGCGGGCGTCGACTCGCCGGCCGTCGAGACCGGGTTGGCGAATCCGGGTGCGGCGGCGACGCTCCGACTCTCGCCCGAGGAGAGTTCGCTCGGTGAGACGACCCTCTCCAGCTACGACAAGGTCGACGGCGCAGACTGGGTCGTGGTCTCGTACGGCCGGCCCGGCGCGCTGTTCTCGACGGTGAACCTCGTCTGGCGCGACCTGCTCGTCCTCCTGACCCTCGTCGGGGTTCTCCTCGGCGGCTACGCGCTCGTCGTCGAACGCCCCGCAGCGCGTCGGATGGCGTCGCTGGGTGTCGAGGTCCGTCGGCTCCGGGACGGCGAACTCGACACCGAGATCGAGCGCACTCGCGGCGACGAACTCGGTGACCTGGCCGAGGGACTCGACACGATGCGACGGAATCTGAAGACGGAGATCGACCGCGCCCAGTCCGCTCGCGAGGACGCGGAGTCGGCCCGTGAGGAGGCGGAGGCGCTCTCGGAGCACCTCACGACGAAGGCGGACGCGTACGCCGCCGCGCTGGAACGGCTGGCGGACGGCGACTTCACCACCCGCGTCGACCCCGAGAGCGACCACGAGGGGATGGCCCAGATGGGCGAGACGCTCAACGACGTCGTCGGTGACCTGGAGTCGACACTGGGCGCCGTCCAGCGGTTCGCGGACGACGTGGCCGCCTCGATGGAGGAGTTGGCGGCCAGCGCCGACGAGATCGAGGACGCCGCCGCGGACGTCTCCGACACCGTCGGGGAGATCACCGCGGACGCCGACGACCAGCGCGACCGCCTCCAGTCCGTCGGCGACGAGATGGAGGACCTCTCGGCGACCGTCGAGGAGGTCGCGGCGACGATGACCGAGGTCGCGGACAACGCCGAACGCGCCGGGCAGTACCGCCGCGAGGGGCGCGAGGCGGCCGAGGACGCCTCCGAGGCGCTCGAAGAGATCAAAGCCGAGACGGACGAGGCGGTCGGAGCCGTCGAGGAACTCGTCGAGCAGGTCGCCGACATCGGCGAGTTCGCGGACGTGATCGCGGACGTGGCCGACCAGACGAACATGCTGGCGTTGAACGCCAACGTCGAAGCCGCGCGGACGGACACGGACGGGGACGGCTTCGCGGTCGTCGCCGACGAGATCAAACAGCTCGCCGAGGAGGCGGGGGACCGCGCCGACGACATCGAGTCGTTGATCGAGGACATCGAGGCTCAGAGCGAGCGGACCGTCGAGCGGATGCGCGCCGCCAGCGACCAGTTGGAGACCTCCAACGACACCGTCGAGCGGGCCATCGAGACGTTCTACGACATCGACGAGGTGGTCGCGGAGGTCAACGACGGGATCCAGGACGTGACCCGCGCGACGGAGGATCAGGCGACGACGACGGAGGAGGTCGCCGCCACTGTCGACGAGGTGACCGCCATCGCGGAGCGGACGGCCGCCGAGGCCGAGGACGTGGCGAGTGCGGCCGAACAGCAGACGACCGCCACGGGACAGGTGAGCCGCACCGCCGAACAGCTCGCCGCCGACGCCGGAGACCTCTCGAACACCGTCGCGCAGTTCGAGGTGGCGCCGGATCGAGACGGCGACGCCGAGGGGTCGGCGTCCGAGACGACCGCGGACGGAACGGCCGAGGATCCGGCAGACGCGGACCCGCCCGCTCCGCAGGGTGACGGTGAGGTGCGTGCGCCAGACGGCGGGGATCCGGACGCGAACTCGGCAGACGGCGAGACGGGGGAGTAG